TACAAGCCGTCACATCACAGCTGCCCGACggtgcaccctgaggggactCGGGTGAGAAAGCACGGGACGCTGGCCCCGGGAAGCTGAAGTGCACATCAAAGGAACGTAAGAAAGCGCTGAATTCCTGGAGATGCCTGGTTTTCCTGTATTAAGCAATCTTCTGACTTTCGGACTACCTAGTCTTTGTTGCAAACACCCTTATATACCCTGGCTCCGCCCTCACCTCTTCGGGGCAGTCCCTCAGCTATCCGAGATGCTGCgtcctgggcttaagtcctcagttttgtccaaggaataaaacataactccCGACTTTTAGGTCGTgtgttttttttcagttaacaGGCATTTGGGTGAACCCAGAGGGCCCCACACTGAGGTCTCTTGCGCCCTACGTTAAGGGTCCTGACGGGGATGTTTTCGGCGCTTAAAGTGACGTCCAGCCCTGCTTTTCTCTCAGCTCCCCGTGCTTCCTTCAAGGTCCAGGAACCCAGGGCCAAGGGGCCAGAAACCCTGTTTCTGAGGTTCCTCAACCACAGAGCTGCAGAGTCTCCCTCAGGAGGGCGCGGGGACACCCTTCTGGAGAAGTCAGACTCCCCTCGCCTGAGGGCCAGGTGCCGAGAGGCCCAGGGGTTGGTGCTGCAGCCCCTTTTCGCAAACATGGCGCCCAGCCCTCGCTGCCCGGGCGCGCGGAACCCCACAGCACAGAGTCCCGAGGCCGCAGCGGGAGCCGGAAGTCCCGCAGGCTGCACttccgggggaggggagggctcgGCGCTCGCAGGGCGGGGCCTGTCGGGGGCGGGCCCGCGGAGCCCGCGTGCGTCACTTCCGGGCGCGGCGCGGTGAGCGCGGGCGGCATGGCGGGTGGCAGGGTAGTGGGCGTCCGGTGGGGCTGGAGCCGGGCGGAGAGGCTGGGCGCCCCCAGGGGCTCCGCCTGGCCCCCGCCGCCCTCGTCCCCGCGCTGTGGTAGGGGTGCTGCTGCTTCTGTGGGACCGACGGTTTCCTCAAACGCAGGAAACGATTAGTGGGCGGACCGGAGGGGCGGCGGAGGCGCGGCCCGCTGCTCTGCCGGGTTTCCGAACCTGCGGCGCCTACTCCCCCTGCGAGGGCGGGCCGCCGGGACTCAGGGAGGGCCctcggggtggggcggggccctCGCGCGGGGAAGAAGAGTCCTCGTCTGCCTCCATCGGGAGCAGCATTCTTTGATATCTAGCCTGGGTACCTCTGTGTCTGAGTGAATCCAGAAAGTTCCGGGCGAATAAAGCTTGTGTGGGCGAACAGACAGGCTTTTGAATGGGCATTTCTCTTTTAATGCCAAATAGTGTTTATTCTGGAGCTCCCAGGCTATCTGCCATCgattgatttactttttttttcttaagataaatGTAAGGTGCCATCGAGCAGACTCCGCAATGGAAGGTAAACCCTTGCTGACGTCCAAGCAGAAGACTGCGGTGGTGTGCGGAGTCCCCACCCAGGTGGTCTGCACGGCCTTCAGCAGCCACATCCTGGTGGTGGTGACCCAGCTGGGGAAGATGGGTACCCTGGTCTCCCTGGAGCCCAGCAGTGTGACTAGTGACGTCGGCAAGCCTGTGCTGACCACCAAAGTCCTCCTCGGGAAGGATGAGGTAATGTGGCTGGGAAGGGCTCCCAGTGCCCGTACTTTGTCAGGATGTGGAGCATCTAGTAGGCAAGCGCACCCctgtccccccaccaccacagcCCAGGGCAGCACTGCGCGGGCCCCGAAGATAATTGGAGGGTGTCCACCTGCTGCATGCAGCCCATCAGCATTTTATCAGACACACGCAGAGGCATTGGTTTTGTAATGCAAGCCTGTGCCACAGTTTGACCCCATCATAGTACCTCATGGTAGTGAGAGCCGTTCTGCCCCGTTCGGGAAAGATCATCTGTGAGGTCTGACAGGCTTTCCCTCTGTGGACTCTCATGGCCCTTCCAGAGTAGAGAGAACCCTGAGAGAGAGGGGCCGGGAAGCTGGCCTGGGCTCCTGAGAGGCACTGCGTGAAGCCGTTAAGAAGAAAAAGGTTTCCTTCAGTTACAGTGgtcttctccccttccctcttcagCCTCTCGTCCATGTCTTCGCAAAGAACCTGGTGGCATTTGTGTCTCAAGAAGCTGGGAACAGAGCCGTTCTTCTTGCCCTGGCCACGAAGGACAAGAGCATGGAGGCAGTGAAGGCCCTGCAGGAGGTGATCCAGGCGTGCCAGGTGTGGTGACCCTGGCGTGGCCACCCCTGCCATCCAGGAGGGCCATGCGGCAACTTAGACACCTTCGCAAGGATCTGAAGGTGCTCCTTTGGTTAGAAGCAGGAGCTCTCTGGCTGGAAGAAACAGATGCCTCGGGCTGGCCTTGGTTTGGAGGCTGACGGCCCCTGTGGAGGGACAGGAAGCGCGTCCTGAGAAGGTTGCGAGTCCTCCTCCCCAGGTCCAGAGCCTCACGTGTGTGAGAAGTGACGGATGAGCCATGGCCCTCAATTGTTGGGggaagttttttttattattaaaaataaatgcatatccCCAAATACCTTACCATTCTTCTTAACAACGCTGAGAAATGTCAGGCACACGACATACGTTC
This genomic interval from Bos mutus isolate GX-2022 chromosome 25, NWIPB_WYAK_1.1, whole genome shotgun sequence contains the following:
- the PSMG3 gene encoding proteasome assembly chaperone 3 encodes the protein MEGKPLLTSKQKTAVVCGVPTQVVCTAFSSHILVVVTQLGKMGTLVSLEPSSVTSDVGKPVLTTKVLLGKDEPLVHVFAKNLVAFVSQEAGNRAVLLALATKDKSMEAVKALQEVIQACQVW